A stretch of the Filimonas lacunae genome encodes the following:
- a CDS encoding LysR family transcriptional regulator, which yields MLNLEWFRTFKAVYETGNLSTAAQLLFISQPGVSVHLNSLEAYTGYRLFERVARKMLPTERGTILYNCIIEPIHQLEAAEESFHRNSKVDKPTISVGMGLEIFKYSLEEHLAELPFNLVLRFGEYRQIVQELDTGKLDLILTPQKGNQSNLEYIPFTKERIILICGNETDTITLDALLLADERMAIREWLKAQIWYTTAADMEHLQHFWMANFGCLPDLKPNYIVPNFSSILRCLSNGKGFAVIPDFLAKKELALQLVKLAWEGSPYVENILHFGKRKKTIYSNEIRQLEQILASNWY from the coding sequence ATGTTGAATTTGGAATGGTTCAGAACATTTAAAGCCGTTTACGAAACAGGAAACCTGTCTACAGCAGCGCAACTGCTCTTTATTTCTCAACCCGGTGTAAGTGTGCACTTAAATTCGCTGGAAGCGTATACAGGCTACCGCCTGTTTGAACGTGTAGCCAGGAAGATGCTGCCTACAGAACGGGGCACCATCCTGTATAATTGTATAATAGAGCCTATTCATCAACTGGAAGCAGCGGAAGAGTCTTTTCACCGAAATTCCAAGGTGGACAAGCCTACGATTAGTGTAGGTATGGGGCTTGAAATATTTAAATATTCGCTGGAAGAGCACCTTGCAGAATTGCCTTTCAACCTGGTACTGCGGTTTGGAGAATACCGGCAGATAGTACAGGAATTGGATACGGGAAAGCTTGACCTGATATTGACCCCTCAAAAAGGAAATCAGAGCAACCTGGAATATATACCTTTTACAAAAGAGCGGATTATCCTGATCTGTGGCAATGAAACAGATACCATAACATTGGATGCGCTGCTATTAGCCGATGAAAGAATGGCCATCAGGGAATGGTTGAAAGCGCAGATCTGGTACACTACAGCGGCTGATATGGAGCATCTTCAGCATTTCTGGATGGCGAATTTTGGTTGCCTGCCAGATCTGAAGCCCAATTATATAGTGCCTAATTTCTCTTCTATACTACGTTGCCTGAGTAATGGCAAAGGTTTCGCTGTAATACCGGATTTCCTTGCCAAAAAGGAGTTGGCGCTTCAATTGGTAAAGCTGGCATGGGAGGGAAGTCCGTACGTGGAAAACATCCTGCATTTCGGCAAACGAAAAAAGACGATATACTCCAATGAGATCCGGCAACTGGAACAAATTTTGGCCAGTAACTGGTATTAA
- a CDS encoding histidine kinase dimerization/phosphoacceptor domain -containing protein, with protein sequence MKKATLLLALACFFVAGYGQYLPGENRVLGSLSGLLEQLKKSSSNTQRATILLNIGYKHLYKPNGEKEDLDTALQYARQVTDLGRQMKSAFFQQEALLLTSMIHTEGRDYTAAQKLFPAMQDSIRLKALMVLTMFNLNLGLSESPPRLWIDSGAYYMQQALKLSYRTRLLPGMMSQIVEQVALFYRNLRLPDLSEKYFFIALKFSDSLGGLSKVRLYSRMCGMYSLENNFYKATQYGILAEKAVNASTTNQDMSNLYLNLANLYASQNKPEGVIRYRGYLLAAPHKYKGFVDLYVTLDRYCDGLRKMGRQDEILPYVQKFQQQCPPETDNDKIFYHSVLAKSYQERKEYGLAETNYLEAIRYAELVHTSIGAMYYNLGVCYYQSKRFEQALVAFKVAEKNGQLETYVYMANTLSYIASCEAALDNHKSAYDYLLRSKTTSDSIFTIAKVKLADELEVQYKTRRKEDTLRTKEENIRTLNYTAEKMRQAALLKDAELEQAALLSQKDKITLTALELKAKNAEVIEKNYTLQQAAIKQAEVKKKITYVVIALLFVIVSLLCWLFLTKLKSNKVITEKNDQLQELVKDKIWLLKEMHHRVKNNLHIIDNLLEFQAAYLQDDARDAIRHSQSRIFSMSLIHQKLYQTEDSKTIDMTSYIPELVDYLQDSFNIHQSVHVNMDIDPTVFNVGEAVPLGLIINEAVTNSMKHAFSEGQPGKIDISLKAKGAHKYDLVVADNGRGLSHDFDFDQASSMGFQLIKGLAQQLQAELHIANTNGLKITVAHIVANLTVGKAEVKPL encoded by the coding sequence ATGAAAAAAGCAACCTTGTTGTTGGCCCTGGCCTGTTTTTTCGTAGCTGGCTATGGCCAATACCTGCCTGGAGAAAACCGGGTGCTCGGCAGCCTCTCCGGTCTGCTGGAACAGTTGAAGAAAAGCTCATCCAATACACAGAGGGCCACCATACTTTTAAATATTGGCTATAAGCACCTCTACAAACCCAATGGGGAAAAAGAGGATCTTGATACCGCTCTTCAGTATGCCCGTCAGGTGACTGACCTGGGCAGGCAAATGAAAAGTGCCTTTTTTCAACAGGAAGCGCTGTTGCTCACCTCCATGATACACACCGAGGGCAGGGATTATACGGCAGCACAGAAATTGTTTCCTGCCATGCAGGACAGCATACGGCTTAAGGCGTTGATGGTGCTGACCATGTTCAATTTAAACCTCGGATTGTCAGAGTCGCCTCCGCGTCTCTGGATTGATTCCGGAGCCTATTATATGCAACAGGCGCTGAAGCTGTCGTACAGGACCAGGTTGCTGCCCGGCATGATGTCGCAGATAGTAGAACAAGTTGCTTTATTTTATAGGAACCTGCGCCTGCCAGACCTTTCAGAAAAATATTTTTTTATCGCGCTGAAGTTTAGCGATAGTCTCGGCGGCCTTTCCAAGGTTCGTTTGTACAGCCGCATGTGTGGCATGTATAGTTTAGAAAACAATTTTTATAAAGCCACGCAATACGGAATATTGGCAGAAAAAGCGGTGAATGCCAGTACCACCAATCAGGATATGAGCAATTTATACCTGAACCTGGCAAATCTGTATGCCTCACAGAATAAGCCTGAAGGGGTTATACGGTATCGCGGATACCTGCTGGCAGCGCCACATAAGTATAAGGGGTTTGTAGACCTTTACGTTACACTTGACCGGTATTGCGACGGTCTGAGAAAGATGGGCCGCCAGGATGAGATTCTGCCCTATGTGCAAAAGTTTCAGCAACAGTGCCCGCCGGAAACAGATAATGATAAAATTTTTTATCATTCCGTTCTGGCAAAAAGCTACCAGGAAAGGAAAGAATATGGGCTTGCCGAGACGAATTACCTGGAAGCCATCCGGTATGCAGAGTTGGTGCATACAAGCATCGGTGCTATGTATTACAACCTGGGGGTGTGCTATTATCAAAGCAAGAGGTTTGAGCAGGCGCTGGTTGCATTCAAGGTCGCTGAAAAAAATGGACAGCTTGAAACCTATGTGTATATGGCCAATACCCTTTCTTACATAGCTAGTTGCGAGGCTGCCCTGGACAACCACAAAAGCGCTTACGATTACCTGCTCAGAAGCAAGACCACATCCGATTCTATCTTTACAATAGCCAAAGTAAAGCTCGCTGATGAACTGGAAGTCCAATACAAAACACGGCGTAAGGAAGATACCCTTCGCACCAAAGAAGAAAATATCCGGACCCTGAACTACACAGCTGAAAAAATGAGGCAGGCTGCATTGCTGAAAGACGCAGAGCTGGAACAGGCAGCCCTGTTGAGCCAGAAAGACAAGATTACCCTCACTGCCCTGGAACTGAAAGCAAAGAACGCGGAAGTGATCGAAAAAAACTATACGCTGCAACAGGCGGCTATTAAACAGGCAGAGGTAAAGAAAAAGATCACTTATGTGGTGATAGCGCTGCTGTTCGTTATCGTAAGTTTGTTATGCTGGCTGTTTCTGACAAAGCTAAAGTCCAACAAGGTGATCACTGAAAAGAACGATCAGTTGCAGGAGCTGGTGAAAGATAAAATATGGTTGCTCAAGGAAATGCACCATCGCGTGAAGAACAATCTGCACATCATCGATAACCTGTTGGAGTTTCAGGCTGCTTACCTGCAGGACGATGCACGTGATGCCATAAGGCACTCCCAGTCCCGTATTTTTTCCATGTCACTGATTCATCAAAAGCTTTACCAGACGGAAGATTCCAAAACCATTGATATGACCAGCTATATCCCGGAACTGGTAGATTACCTACAGGATAGCTTTAATATACACCAGAGCGTTCATGTGAACATGGATATCGATCCTACTGTTTTCAACGTGGGAGAAGCGGTACCGTTGGGCCTCATCATCAACGAAGCCGTTACCAATTCCATGAAGCATGCCTTCTCCGAAGGACAACCGGGTAAGATCGATATTAGTTTGAAGGCTAAAGGCGCCCATAAATACGACCTGGTAGTGGCCGATAACGGCCGGGGATTAAGCCATGACTTCGACTTTGATCAGGCCAGTTCCATGGGCTTTCAACTGATCAAAGGGTTAGCGCAACAACTGCAGGCTGAGTTACATATTGCTAATACAAACGGGCTGAAGATAACTGTTGCACATATTGTTGCCAACCTTACCGTTGGTAAAGCCGAAGTGAAACCGTTGTAA
- a CDS encoding RNA polymerase sigma factor, producing the protein MENATLHNEKELLQQAAAGSEAAFKALFMHYWPQVYGTSLHLTKSPEQAKDLAQDLFLKLWENRTKLAEVSNVAAYLYTSSRNLVIDYQRKKVFNADNVDYLIQFFTSSDTTAQQKLEYRELEEALAAAVNTLPDKTKEVFRLSRYEGLSHDEIAQQLGISVHSSRTYITRALAEIREQLSNHSDSLTLLFILFISRK; encoded by the coding sequence GTGGAGAATGCAACGTTACATAACGAAAAAGAGCTGCTGCAACAGGCGGCGGCAGGAAGCGAAGCAGCTTTTAAAGCGCTGTTTATGCACTATTGGCCGCAGGTGTATGGTACCAGCCTGCACCTGACCAAATCTCCGGAGCAGGCAAAAGACCTGGCACAGGATCTTTTTCTGAAGCTGTGGGAAAACAGGACAAAGCTGGCAGAGGTGAGCAATGTGGCTGCCTACCTGTACACCTCATCCCGCAACCTGGTAATTGATTATCAGCGCAAGAAAGTGTTCAACGCTGATAATGTAGACTACCTGATACAATTCTTTACCTCATCTGATACCACGGCTCAGCAAAAGCTGGAATACAGGGAATTGGAAGAAGCCCTGGCGGCGGCAGTAAACACACTGCCAGACAAAACCAAAGAAGTGTTTCGCCTGAGCCGGTATGAAGGCTTGTCGCACGATGAAATAGCACAGCAACTGGGCATATCTGTTCATTCCTCCCGTACCTACATAACCCGTGCGCTGGCAGAGATTAGAGAGCAGCTATCCAATCATTCCGACAGCCTCACATTGTTGTTCATTCTTTTTATATCGCGGAAATAA